The following proteins are co-located in the Chryseobacterium daecheongense genome:
- a CDS encoding DUF2071 domain-containing protein — translation MNFLKAEWRKLAIINYEIDPEILIKYLPEGTELDFYKGKCYISLVGFMFLNTRLLGLRIPFHRNFEEVNLRFYVKKRENNAWKRGVVFIKEIVPKPALSFIANAIYNENYKTLPMKNAIAKKEHEMLVTYSWKDKTWHSMEITADLQALPMESDSEFEFITEHYYGFTKNDNKTSEYEVCHPQWKYYLVKDHQLKIDFERIYGKDFKFLNIQDPLSVMLAEGSEIKVKIKKYII, via the coding sequence ATGAACTTTTTAAAAGCTGAATGGCGCAAACTGGCGATCATCAATTATGAAATAGATCCTGAAATACTGATAAAATACCTTCCTGAAGGTACGGAACTTGATTTCTATAAAGGGAAATGCTATATAAGTCTTGTCGGATTTATGTTTTTAAATACCAGATTACTCGGTTTACGCATCCCTTTTCACCGCAACTTTGAGGAAGTTAACCTTAGGTTTTATGTGAAAAAAAGAGAAAATAATGCATGGAAAAGAGGAGTGGTCTTTATTAAAGAGATTGTTCCGAAACCGGCCTTAAGCTTTATTGCAAATGCTATCTATAATGAAAATTATAAAACGCTGCCGATGAAAAACGCAATAGCAAAAAAGGAACACGAAATGTTGGTTACATATTCATGGAAAGATAAAACATGGCATTCTATGGAAATTACTGCAGATCTTCAGGCACTTCCTATGGAATCTGATTCTGAATTTGAGTTCATTACCGAACACTATTACGGATTTACAAAAAATGATAACAAGACTTCCGAGTATGAAGTTTGCCACCCTCAATGGAAATATTATCTGGTAAAAGATCATCAGTTGAAGATAGATTTTGAAAGAATCTACGGAAAAGATTTTAAATTTTTGAACATTCAGGATCCTCTGTCTGTAATGCTTGCAGAAGGTTCCGAGATTAAAGTAAAAATAAAAAAATATATTATCTGA
- the lpdA gene encoding dihydrolipoyl dehydrogenase: MNYDIIVIGSGPGGYVTAIRAAQLGFKTAIIEKENLGGICLNWGCIPTKALLKSAQVFHYINHAEDYGLNKVEPSFEFPNVIQRSRGVANKMSKGIEFLMKKNKIDVILGTAKVLKDKKVSVTDKDGKVTEYAGSHIIIATGARSRELPNLPQDGKKVIGYRQALSLPEQPKSMIVVGSGAIGVEFADFYNTMGTKVTIVEFMPNIVPVEDEEISKHLEKSLKKSGIEIMTNASVESVDTSGEGVKANVKTANGNITLEADILLSAVGIAANIENIGLEEVGIQTDKGRVLVNEWYETSVPGYYAIGDLIPTQALAHVASAEGITCVEKIKGLHVEKIDYGNIPGCTYCHPEVASVGLTEKQAKEKGYEIKVGKFPLSASGKATANGNTDGFIKVIFDAKYGEWLGCHMIGDGVTDMVAEAVVARKLETTGHEIIKSIHPHPTVSEAIMEAAAAAYGEVIHI, encoded by the coding sequence ATGAATTACGATATTATTGTCATCGGAAGTGGTCCTGGTGGATATGTTACAGCGATTAGAGCGGCACAGTTGGGTTTCAAAACTGCAATTATCGAAAAAGAGAATTTAGGTGGAATTTGCCTTAACTGGGGATGTATACCAACTAAAGCTTTATTGAAATCTGCTCAGGTTTTTCATTATATTAATCATGCTGAAGATTATGGTTTAAATAAAGTAGAGCCAAGTTTTGAATTTCCAAACGTAATTCAAAGAAGCCGTGGTGTTGCCAACAAAATGAGCAAAGGAATCGAGTTCTTAATGAAAAAAAATAAGATCGATGTTATCCTTGGTACGGCTAAAGTTTTAAAAGATAAAAAAGTATCTGTTACAGATAAAGACGGTAAAGTGACTGAATATGCAGGAAGTCATATTATCATTGCAACAGGTGCACGTTCAAGAGAATTACCAAATTTACCACAGGATGGTAAAAAAGTAATCGGATACAGACAGGCATTATCTCTTCCTGAGCAGCCAAAATCTATGATCGTTGTAGGTTCAGGTGCAATCGGAGTAGAGTTTGCCGATTTCTATAACACGATGGGAACAAAAGTGACTATTGTTGAGTTTATGCCGAACATTGTTCCTGTAGAAGATGAAGAGATCTCTAAACATCTTGAGAAATCTTTGAAAAAATCAGGAATCGAGATTATGACCAATGCTTCTGTAGAAAGCGTGGATACCAGCGGAGAAGGTGTAAAAGCAAATGTAAAAACTGCTAATGGAAACATTACCCTGGAAGCTGATATTTTACTTTCAGCGGTTGGTATTGCTGCCAATATCGAAAATATAGGATTGGAAGAAGTAGGAATCCAGACAGATAAAGGAAGAGTTTTGGTTAATGAGTGGTACGAAACTTCAGTTCCCGGATACTATGCTATCGGTGACCTTATCCCGACTCAGGCATTAGCACACGTAGCTTCTGCAGAAGGAATTACATGTGTTGAAAAGATCAAAGGATTGCACGTAGAGAAAATTGATTATGGCAATATTCCTGGATGTACTTACTGTCACCCTGAAGTTGCTTCTGTAGGTCTTACAGAAAAGCAGGCTAAGGAAAAAGGATATGAAATCAAAGTAGGTAAATTCCCTCTTTCTGCAAGTGGTAAAGCAACTGCAAACGGAAATACAGATGGTTTCATCAAAGTTATTTTCGATGCTAAATATGGAGAGTGGTTAGGATGTCATATGATCGGTGACGGAGTAACTGATATGGTTGCCGAAGCTGTTGTTGCAAGAAAATTAGAGACAACAGGGCACGAGATCATTAAATCTATCCACCCGCACCCAACTGTTTCTGAAGCAATCATGGAAGCAGCTGCGGCAGCTTATGGAGAAGTGATCCACATTTAA
- a CDS encoding alpha-L-fucosidase has product MLIPQKTKTFFLSSLFISATFLSQAHNVSKGYEKPTDPLVVKNLEEWQDLKFGLFMHWGTYSQWGIVESWSLCPEDESWTQRKPEHGETYNEYVKNYENLQTTFNPTQFNPRKWADAAKKAGMKYVVFTTKHHDGFSMFDTKESDYKITSAKTPFSKNPKADVVQEIFTTFRKEGFKIGAYFSKPDWHSDDYWWPYFPPKDRNVNYDPKKYPERWERFKKFTWNQLNEITSNYGKIDILWLDGGWVRPFKTIDPAIEWQRTIKVEQDIDMDKIGNMARKNQPGIIIVDRTVPGKWENYVTPEQAVPDQPLSIPWESCITMGDSFSYVPNDHYKSSQKIIETLIKIISRGGNYLMNIAPGPNGDYDAVVYERLKEISGWMDKNGAAVFATRTLAPFHEGDFYYTTSKDGKTVNVFHTDEKTSYAAPSDLSFSVPENFTPKSLKILGIDSKIQWKQKGNRIEVHLPSEHKQLMYSTVIQLQK; this is encoded by the coding sequence ATGCTGATTCCACAAAAAACTAAAACCTTTTTTCTTTCATCACTTTTCATATCGGCAACCTTTCTTTCACAGGCCCATAATGTTTCAAAAGGCTATGAGAAGCCAACGGACCCTTTGGTTGTGAAAAACCTGGAAGAATGGCAGGATCTTAAATTCGGACTGTTTATGCATTGGGGAACCTACAGCCAATGGGGAATTGTAGAAAGCTGGAGTCTATGCCCGGAAGACGAATCGTGGACCCAGCGTAAGCCTGAACACGGAGAAACATATAATGAATATGTGAAGAATTATGAAAATCTTCAGACAACATTCAATCCAACTCAGTTTAATCCCCGGAAGTGGGCTGATGCAGCTAAAAAAGCGGGAATGAAATATGTAGTTTTTACAACGAAGCACCATGATGGATTTTCCATGTTTGATACGAAAGAATCTGATTACAAAATAACGTCTGCTAAAACTCCTTTTTCTAAAAATCCCAAAGCAGATGTTGTACAAGAAATTTTTACCACATTCCGTAAAGAAGGATTTAAGATCGGAGCTTATTTTTCTAAACCCGACTGGCATTCCGATGATTATTGGTGGCCTTACTTTCCTCCAAAAGACCGGAATGTAAATTATGATCCTAAAAAATATCCGGAAAGATGGGAACGCTTTAAGAAGTTTACCTGGAATCAGCTCAATGAGATTACTTCAAATTATGGTAAAATAGATATACTGTGGCTGGATGGTGGATGGGTGCGTCCCTTTAAAACAATTGATCCTGCTATAGAATGGCAAAGAACCATTAAGGTGGAACAGGATATCGATATGGATAAGATTGGTAATATGGCCCGGAAAAACCAACCGGGAATCATTATCGTAGACCGTACAGTTCCCGGAAAATGGGAAAATTATGTAACTCCGGAACAGGCAGTGCCCGATCAGCCTCTTTCAATTCCCTGGGAAAGCTGTATTACCATGGGAGATTCTTTTTCTTACGTACCTAATGATCATTATAAGTCCTCCCAAAAGATCATTGAAACCCTCATTAAAATCATTTCAAGAGGAGGAAACTATCTGATGAATATTGCTCCCGGTCCTAATGGGGATTATGATGCTGTGGTATATGAAAGGCTGAAAGAAATATCCGGATGGATGGATAAGAATGGGGCAGCTGTTTTTGCAACAAGAACCTTGGCTCCTTTTCATGAAGGGGACTTTTATTACACCACGAGCAAAGATGGAAAAACGGTGAATGTATTCCATACCGATGAAAAAACAAGTTATGCAGCTCCTTCTGACCTGAGTTTTTCAGTCCCTGAAAACTTTACCCCTAAATCCCTGAAAATTCTGGGTATTGATTCGAAGATACAGTGGAAGCAGAAAGGAAACAGGATTGAGGTACACCTGCCTTCAGAACACAAACAGCTTATGTATTCAACTGTAATTCAACTACAGAAATAA
- a CDS encoding TIGR01777 family oxidoreductase, translating into MKIIIAGGTGFLGENLKEYFRANGNQVYILTRNPKHEHEMYWDATHIGEWSHKLESCDVLINLTGKSVDCRYNDKNKKEIYSSRIESTRVLQKAVDQCTDKPKIWLNASSATIYVHSEKNLNTEENGVIGDDFSMNICKSWEKEFFAVHHDEIRKVALRTSIVMGKNGGAFPKLCQVTKLGLGGRQGRGNQHISWIHIDDFCRAIEWIIHHEYISGCVNVTAPQPLTNEELMKKLRKRLRIPFGINSPVWQLELASVFLNTETELLLKSRNVYPEILMKNGFQFLYPDIDSALQKLI; encoded by the coding sequence ATGAAAATCATTATTGCAGGCGGTACAGGATTTCTTGGTGAAAACCTGAAAGAGTATTTCCGTGCTAATGGAAATCAGGTCTATATTTTAACCAGAAACCCTAAACATGAACACGAAATGTATTGGGATGCAACCCATATCGGTGAGTGGTCACATAAGCTTGAGAGCTGTGATGTCCTGATCAATCTTACGGGGAAATCTGTTGACTGCAGGTATAATGATAAAAACAAAAAAGAAATTTATTCCTCAAGAATTGAAAGTACAAGAGTTCTTCAAAAAGCGGTAGACCAATGCACTGACAAACCGAAAATATGGTTGAATGCAAGTTCGGCAACCATTTATGTGCACTCTGAAAAGAATCTGAATACAGAAGAAAACGGAGTTATAGGAGATGATTTTTCGATGAATATCTGTAAAAGCTGGGAAAAGGAATTCTTTGCCGTGCATCATGATGAGATAAGGAAAGTGGCGTTACGTACTTCTATAGTAATGGGGAAAAACGGAGGAGCTTTCCCAAAACTTTGTCAGGTTACAAAACTAGGGTTAGGAGGAAGACAGGGAAGAGGGAATCAGCATATTAGCTGGATTCATATTGATGATTTTTGTCGTGCCATTGAATGGATCATACATCATGAATACATTTCAGGTTGTGTTAATGTGACCGCTCCTCAGCCTTTAACTAATGAAGAATTAATGAAAAAACTACGGAAACGTTTACGAATTCCGTTTGGAATTAATTCCCCTGTGTGGCAACTGGAACTGGCGTCTGTATTTCTCAATACAGAAACAGAATTATTACTTAAAAGCAGAAATGTATATCCAGAAATACTTATGAAAAATGGCTTTCAATTCCTCTATCCTGATATTGATTCTGCCTTACAGAAACTTATCTAG
- a CDS encoding transcriptional regulator, whose translation MQLSEAKEKYIQTWGTFATNWGINRTMAQVHALLLASGKPLSTDEVMEQLEISRGNANMNLRALMDWGIVKKEFVKGDRKEYFIAEKDVWFLFKQITKERRKREIEPVISFLEELKNIEDRDSDEAKEFIKLMEDFSSVTGKINNIMDLAIKSDDHWLVGKITNLLK comes from the coding sequence ATGCAACTTTCAGAGGCGAAGGAAAAATATATTCAGACATGGGGAACATTTGCTACCAATTGGGGGATTAACCGTACAATGGCGCAGGTTCATGCATTGCTTTTGGCAAGTGGAAAGCCATTATCAACAGATGAGGTAATGGAGCAGCTTGAAATTTCAAGAGGAAATGCCAATATGAATTTACGGGCTCTCATGGACTGGGGAATTGTAAAAAAGGAATTTGTAAAAGGAGACCGGAAAGAGTATTTCATTGCTGAAAAAGATGTGTGGTTTCTGTTTAAGCAAATCACAAAAGAAAGAAGAAAAAGGGAAATCGAACCGGTAATTTCTTTTTTAGAAGAATTAAAGAATATTGAAGACCGTGATTCTGATGAAGCCAAAGAGTTTATTAAGTTGATGGAAGATTTTAGTTCGGTTACGGGAAAGATTAATAATATCATGGATCTCGCGATCAAAAGTGATGATCATTGGTTGGTAGGAAAGATCACGAATCTATTAAAATAA
- a CDS encoding glycoside hydrolase family 3 C-terminal domain-containing protein, with the protein MKFRFRFPGIALLLSLSFVSAQKPLYKDSKQPVELRVQDLLKRMTPEEKFWQCFMIPGDLDHVSKDQYRHGIFGLQVSATNQGDGAAGQMLKYNADEDAERLARKINSIQKYFIEESRLGIPIIPFDEALHGLMREGATAFPQAIALSSSFNPGLMKEVSMAIAKESKLRGIRQILTPVVNLASDVRWGRTEETYGEDPFLTSVMGTGFVSSFENTGIITTPKHFLANVGEGGRDSYPIHWSKRYLEETHLIPFFKAFTEGKSRSVMTSYNLLDGRPATANHWLLSEKLKKEWNFKGFVISDASAVGGANVLHFTAKDYEDASAQAINAGLDVIFQTDYKHYRLFIPPFLDGRISQERIDDAVSRVLRAKFELGLFDDPYISDKDIEGLKKLNYASLAEKAAIESFVLLQNKNNTLPVSGNAKRILLVGADATEARLGGYSGPGNHKVSILEGIKNFCSKKGIEVVYAKGLERNVKDVLTVSAEFLSFGNRKGLKGFYFSNSEFKGNPAFERQDEQINFKWTLYSPDVEKLQPDNYSVRWTGQLKAPDSGKYRLGLRGNDGFRLYLDGKLVVDQWEKLSYSTQTTEIDFVKNKSYDLQIEFKENRGEAHIELIWNYGVEDQKKNFNEALELAKTADHIIVAAGIHEGEFQDRSSLALPGNQEDFIHQVSKLSKPTTVVLVGGSAIKTTKWKDEVGAILDVWYAGEQGGNAIAKVLFGDENPSGKLPVTFPQEEGQLPLTYNHHPTGRGNDYYDLSGEPLYPFGYGLSYTTFEISDLQLNKTQYHTNDTIIAKVTIKNTGKVSGSEVVQLYVRDKLASVSRPVLELKGFQKVYLKPGELKKVYIEVPVKDLKFLDEKMNWTVEKGTYRIMIGNSSKNLTLKQDVEVQ; encoded by the coding sequence ATGAAGTTCCGTTTTCGATTTCCAGGAATCGCTTTGCTATTAAGTCTAAGCTTTGTTTCCGCTCAAAAACCACTGTATAAAGATTCAAAACAACCTGTTGAGCTAAGGGTTCAGGATCTGCTCAAAAGAATGACGCCTGAAGAAAAGTTCTGGCAGTGTTTTATGATTCCCGGAGACCTGGATCATGTTTCCAAAGATCAGTACCGGCATGGGATTTTTGGATTACAGGTGAGTGCCACCAATCAAGGAGATGGTGCAGCAGGACAAATGCTAAAATATAATGCAGATGAGGATGCAGAGAGACTGGCGAGAAAAATCAATAGTATTCAGAAATATTTTATTGAAGAATCAAGATTGGGAATTCCGATTATTCCATTTGATGAAGCTTTACACGGTTTAATGAGAGAAGGCGCTACGGCCTTTCCTCAAGCCATTGCTTTATCTTCTTCTTTTAATCCAGGGCTGATGAAGGAAGTCTCCATGGCGATTGCAAAAGAATCGAAACTGAGGGGAATCCGTCAGATCTTAACTCCTGTAGTTAATTTGGCTAGTGATGTGAGATGGGGCAGAACAGAGGAAACATATGGAGAGGACCCGTTTTTGACCTCCGTGATGGGAACCGGTTTTGTGAGCTCATTTGAAAATACAGGAATCATTACGACGCCGAAACATTTTCTTGCGAACGTGGGGGAGGGAGGAAGAGATTCTTATCCTATCCACTGGAGCAAAAGATATCTGGAAGAAACCCACCTTATTCCGTTTTTTAAAGCATTTACAGAGGGAAAAAGCAGATCTGTAATGACTTCTTATAATTTGCTGGATGGAAGACCTGCCACAGCAAACCACTGGTTGTTATCAGAAAAATTGAAAAAAGAATGGAATTTTAAAGGATTTGTAATCAGTGATGCAAGTGCAGTTGGTGGTGCTAATGTATTGCATTTTACGGCAAAAGATTATGAGGATGCCTCAGCTCAGGCAATTAATGCAGGTCTGGACGTAATTTTTCAGACTGATTACAAGCATTACCGATTATTTATTCCACCATTCCTGGACGGAAGAATATCTCAGGAGAGAATAGATGATGCTGTTTCGCGGGTACTGAGGGCTAAATTCGAACTCGGGTTATTTGACGATCCATACATATCCGATAAAGATATTGAGGGCTTAAAAAAGCTTAATTATGCAAGTCTTGCAGAAAAAGCTGCAATAGAGTCTTTTGTTTTGCTTCAGAACAAAAACAACACACTCCCTGTTTCCGGAAATGCAAAAAGAATCCTTTTAGTAGGGGCTGATGCGACGGAAGCTAGATTAGGCGGGTATTCAGGACCGGGAAATCATAAGGTGAGTATATTGGAAGGCATTAAGAACTTTTGCTCAAAGAAAGGGATTGAGGTAGTATATGCTAAAGGACTTGAGCGCAATGTGAAAGATGTACTGACTGTTTCCGCTGAATTTTTATCTTTTGGAAACCGAAAGGGCTTGAAAGGATTTTATTTTTCAAATAGTGAATTCAAAGGAAATCCTGCATTTGAAAGACAAGATGAACAGATTAATTTTAAATGGACTTTGTATTCTCCTGATGTGGAAAAGCTTCAGCCGGATAATTACAGTGTGCGTTGGACCGGGCAATTAAAAGCTCCGGATTCAGGCAAATATCGGTTGGGGCTTCGTGGAAATGATGGTTTCAGGTTATATCTGGACGGTAAACTGGTTGTAGATCAGTGGGAAAAGCTAAGCTATTCCACTCAAACCACAGAAATAGATTTTGTTAAAAATAAAAGTTATGATCTTCAGATCGAATTTAAAGAAAACAGGGGCGAAGCTCATATAGAACTGATATGGAATTATGGTGTAGAAGATCAGAAAAAGAATTTTAATGAAGCCTTAGAACTGGCAAAAACGGCAGATCATATTATTGTCGCCGCAGGAATTCATGAAGGTGAGTTTCAGGATCGCTCATCTTTAGCCCTTCCCGGAAATCAGGAAGACTTTATTCATCAGGTGTCGAAGTTAAGTAAACCGACTACCGTGGTCTTAGTCGGAGGTTCAGCAATAAAAACAACAAAGTGGAAAGATGAGGTCGGAGCTATTTTAGATGTATGGTATGCTGGAGAGCAAGGGGGAAATGCAATCGCAAAAGTTCTTTTTGGGGACGAAAACCCATCCGGAAAACTGCCGGTTACGTTTCCACAGGAAGAAGGGCAGCTTCCGTTAACGTATAACCATCATCCTACCGGCAGGGGAAATGATTATTATGACCTGAGTGGCGAGCCATTGTATCCCTTTGGATATGGATTGAGCTATACGACTTTTGAGATTTCGGATTTACAATTGAACAAGACCCAATATCACACAAACGATACCATTATTGCAAAGGTTACTATTAAAAATACCGGAAAGGTGAGTGGAAGCGAAGTTGTCCAACTCTATGTAAGAGATAAATTGGCTTCAGTTTCCAGACCTGTTCTTGAATTAAAAGGATTTCAGAAAGTATATCTGAAACCGGGAGAATTAAAGAAGGTATATATAGAAGTTCCAGTAAAAGATCTGAAGTTTTTGGATGAGAAAATGAACTGGACCGTAGAAAAGGGGACTTACCGTATTATGATTGGGAACTCTTCCAAAAATCTGACTTTAAAGCAGGATGTTGAAGTTCAGTAA
- a CDS encoding patatin-like phospholipase family protein: protein MNLEKVGLVLSGGGTKGIAHAGVLKFLIEKNIDIDVLSCCSAGSIVGCLYAVGKTPEEILEFFNSVYFFNWKHFTFNQPGLVSSIIFTNYLRPIFQDMKLKDLDKEVKIVATELVSGTQKIFDENFKVTDAIIASCSIPGITTPYIIGEEMYCDGGVLNNFPADIIREECDKLIGVFVSPPHEIDIKDLKSIKAIVSRSYDLLSYRIEKGKFDYCDWFITSQDLSNYGTFERKKDRLEEIFNIGYNSAKESFAESNFYTQIKQLGT from the coding sequence ATGAATCTTGAGAAAGTAGGGCTTGTTTTATCAGGTGGCGGTACCAAGGGTATTGCACATGCCGGAGTTTTAAAATTCCTGATTGAGAAGAATATTGATATTGATGTATTGTCTTGTTGCAGTGCAGGTTCTATCGTAGGATGTCTGTACGCAGTCGGTAAAACACCTGAAGAAATTCTGGAATTCTTCAATTCGGTTTATTTTTTTAACTGGAAGCATTTTACATTCAACCAACCCGGGCTGGTATCCTCCATTATTTTCACCAACTATTTAAGACCCATCTTTCAGGATATGAAACTGAAAGATCTGGATAAAGAGGTTAAGATCGTAGCTACGGAACTGGTGTCCGGGACGCAGAAAATTTTTGATGAAAATTTTAAAGTTACAGATGCAATTATTGCCTCATGTTCTATTCCCGGGATTACAACGCCTTATATCATCGGCGAAGAGATGTATTGTGATGGAGGAGTATTAAATAACTTTCCTGCAGATATCATCAGGGAGGAATGTGATAAGCTGATCGGGGTTTTTGTATCTCCGCCTCATGAAATCGATATTAAAGATTTAAAATCCATTAAAGCTATTGTTTCACGCTCTTATGACCTTCTTTCGTACAGAATAGAGAAAGGAAAGTTCGATTATTGTGATTGGTTCATTACCTCACAGGATCTTTCCAATTACGGAACTTTTGAAAGGAAAAAGGATCGTCTTGAAGAGATTTTCAATATAGGCTATAATTCGGCAAAAGAAAGTTTTGCAGAGAGTAATTTTTATACCCAGATAAAACAATTAGGTACATAA
- a CDS encoding SRPBCC family protein — protein sequence MSRIYLKTIIKADICKVFDLSRDIDLHQQSTSGTDEKAIAGRMHGLIELNETVTWRAKHLGIYHTHTSKIISMEKPLEFTDVMLKGTFKSLKHQHLFKQEGNYTIMTDIFEFESPLGMIGMLFNYFFLKDYLKDFLVKRNEIIKKNAEL from the coding sequence ATGTCTAGAATTTATTTAAAAACAATCATTAAGGCAGACATCTGTAAAGTTTTTGATCTATCAAGGGATATTGATCTGCATCAGCAATCAACATCCGGTACAGACGAGAAAGCTATTGCCGGACGTATGCACGGACTTATTGAACTGAATGAAACGGTAACATGGCGTGCAAAGCATCTGGGAATATATCACACGCACACTTCAAAAATAATCAGTATGGAAAAGCCTCTGGAGTTTACTGATGTTATGCTGAAAGGAACTTTTAAATCATTAAAGCATCAACACCTTTTCAAACAGGAAGGAAATTACACGATCATGACCGATATTTTCGAATTTGAATCTCCTTTGGGAATGATCGGTATGCTGTTCAATTATTTTTTTCTTAAAGATTACCTCAAAGATTTTTTAGTAAAAAGAAATGAAATCATCAAAAAAAATGCAGAATTATGA
- a CDS encoding aminopeptidase has product MKYNKIASLLFVLSAGSMMFAQDDLINKLKNNQSQNANFKFTTLKDVGATSVKNQGSSGTCWSYSGNSFLESEMQRMGKKPVDLAEIFTARNSYHDKAKLYVLNNGAISWGDGGELHDVINMYKKYGAVPQEVYTGLKAGQTTNNFKEMQGKLKTVLDSLVQASSKGKLSDNWMSSVDVILDEYLGKVPTNFTYEGKSYTPKTFAKEVVGINPEDYVELSSYKDYPYFQKFVNPIPDNWSHDSDWNIPMTDMTAIVDNAISKGYSVGWATDVSEPYFSYKNGVAYVPDVDLDQITPEVKKELFTEPKKDKAITEDMRQKALNNLSTTDDHGMHIVGLAKDQSGKEYYMVKNSWGVTNDFEGYIYVTRPYVEYKSTAILVHKNAIPKNILRQLKPTKNIGL; this is encoded by the coding sequence ATGAAATATAACAAAATTGCCTCATTACTTTTTGTTTTGTCTGCAGGAAGTATGATGTTCGCACAGGATGACTTGATCAACAAGTTGAAAAACAATCAATCCCAAAATGCTAACTTTAAATTTACGACTCTTAAAGATGTTGGTGCTACTTCAGTAAAAAACCAGGGATCTTCAGGAACGTGCTGGAGCTACTCGGGGAACTCTTTTCTTGAGTCTGAAATGCAGCGTATGGGTAAAAAACCTGTAGACCTGGCAGAAATCTTTACCGCAAGAAACTCTTACCATGACAAAGCAAAATTATATGTTTTAAATAACGGAGCTATCAGTTGGGGAGACGGAGGTGAATTGCACGATGTAATCAATATGTACAAAAAGTACGGTGCAGTTCCTCAGGAAGTGTATACAGGATTGAAAGCCGGACAAACCACCAACAACTTCAAGGAAATGCAGGGTAAATTAAAGACTGTATTAGATAGTTTGGTTCAGGCTTCATCTAAAGGAAAACTTTCCGACAACTGGATGTCTTCTGTTGATGTTATTCTGGATGAGTACCTTGGAAAAGTTCCGACTAACTTTACATATGAGGGGAAATCCTACACTCCGAAAACATTTGCTAAGGAGGTCGTAGGAATCAATCCTGAAGATTATGTAGAATTATCTTCTTACAAAGATTATCCTTATTTCCAGAAATTTGTAAACCCGATTCCTGATAACTGGAGCCATGATTCTGACTGGAATATTCCGATGACAGATATGACTGCAATTGTTGACAATGCAATTTCAAAAGGATATTCTGTAGGTTGGGCAACAGATGTATCTGAGCCTTATTTTTCATATAAAAACGGAGTGGCTTATGTTCCGGATGTAGATCTTGACCAGATCACTCCTGAAGTAAAAAAAGAATTGTTTACAGAGCCTAAAAAAGACAAAGCGATCACAGAAGATATGCGTCAGAAAGCTCTTAACAACCTTTCAACCACGGATGACCATGGTATGCATATCGTAGGTTTAGCAAAAGATCAAAGCGGAAAAGAATATTATATGGTAAAGAACTCATGGGGTGTTACCAATGATTTTGAAGGATATATCTATGTAACAAGACCATACGTTGAATATAAGTCGACTGCTATTCTTGTACATAAGAATGCCATTCCAAAAAATATTTTAAGACAATTAAAACCTACCAAAAATATCGGTTTATAA
- a CDS encoding ATP-binding cassette domain-containing protein, translating into MSLQIINLTKKFGDQTALNQINISIDKNEIIGLLGPNGAGKSTLMKSIVGALKIDEGQIIFNDKDISEYEIEAKKNIGFLPENNPLYLEMYVKEYLQFVANIHKIPETRVNEVIELVGITPEKSKKISQLSKGYKQRVGLAQAILHQPDLLILDEPTNGLDPNQIIEIRNVVKEIGKEKTVLLSTHIMQEVEALCSRVILIHKGNILQDCPIEEFKGKFGSLEEAFASHTS; encoded by the coding sequence ATGTCGCTTCAAATAATCAATTTAACCAAAAAATTTGGTGACCAAACCGCCCTTAACCAGATTAACATCTCCATTGATAAAAATGAAATCATTGGTCTTCTGGGACCTAACGGCGCAGGAAAATCTACTTTAATGAAATCCATTGTCGGAGCTTTAAAAATAGATGAAGGGCAAATCATCTTTAATGATAAAGATATTTCGGAATATGAGATAGAAGCTAAGAAGAATATTGGGTTTCTTCCCGAAAATAATCCTCTGTATCTGGAAATGTATGTTAAAGAATATTTGCAATTTGTGGCTAATATTCATAAAATCCCTGAAACACGGGTTAATGAAGTGATAGAGCTTGTAGGGATCACTCCTGAAAAATCGAAAAAAATCAGCCAGCTTTCCAAGGGATATAAGCAGAGGGTTGGTTTGGCACAGGCTATTCTACATCAGCCTGATCTTCTCATTCTTGACGAACCTACCAACGGTCTGGATCCTAATCAGATTATTGAAATAAGAAATGTGGTAAAAGAGATCGGTAAAGAAAAAACCGTCCTGCTGTCAACCCATATTATGCAGGAGGTTGAAGCATTATGCTCACGGGTAATTCTTATCCATAAAGGAAATATCCTTCAGGATTGTCCGATTGAAGAATTCAAAGGAAAATTCGGCAGCCTGGAAGAAGCTTTTGCAAGCCATACCAGCTAA